GCCCGCCCGCAGCGCCTTGATCGACGTGTCGAGCGATGCATAGGCGGTGACGACGATGATGATCTGGTCCGGGTCCTGTTCCCGCACCCGGGTGAGCATCTCGATCCCGTCCATGCCCGGCAGGATGATGTCCGTCAAAATAACGTCGTACGCAACGGTTTCAAGCAGGGAAAGGCCTTTCTCCGCCGACTCCGCGCCGTCCACCGTGTACCCTTCCTTGACAAATATGCGCTTGATGGACTCCCGCAGCGTCTCTTCGTCCTCTACGATCAATATGTTCCTCGACATGAAACCTCAATCTTTTTTTATCCGCAGATTACGCAGATTTCGCGGATTAAAAACAAGAGAACTGATTTTTTTGTTAAGTCACTAAAGCATTATATAATTTTCTTTCCTGATCTTCATCTGCGCAATCTGCGTAATCTGCGGACCATGCTTATTCTCTCGTTTCCATTGATAGGACCGCAAGATCGAACAACAAACTACCTCCCGAACTTCTTCTTCAACTTCGCCACCACTCCCTTCGGCACAAGGCTCGACACGTCACCGCCGTAACTCGCGGCCTCCTTCACAATGGTCGAGGTGATGAACGAATATTCTTCGCTCGGCATCAAGTATACCGTTTCAATCGTGTTATCAAGCCTGCGATTCATGAGGGCCATCTGCAGTTCATACTCAAAGTCCGATACGGCACGCAGCCCCCGGATGATGCCGACCGCGCTCTTCTTTTCTACATAATCAACGAGCAGGCCGTCAAAACCCTCGATCTGCACGTTATTGCGTTTGCCCAGTGCTTTCTTGAACATGGCAATGCGCTCTTCAAGAGAAAAAAGCGGCGTCTTCTTGGGATTCTCCGCCACCGCTACGATCACCTTGTCGAATATTCTCAGGCTTCGTTCAACGAGATCGATATGCCCGTTCGTGACAGGATCGAACGTTCCGGGGTAAACAGCAATGCGTTTCATGGTATCTCCTTAATGAAGTGATCAGAAGCCAGGGGTCAGGAGTCAGAATCCAGAATCACGCTATAGCGTGACTGTCTCCTGACTTCTGACTGCTGAATGTATAAAACGCCAGCACGGTATCTCCATAGTTCGCTTCGCGATACAGCGTCAGACCGCCTGCGCTCGCGGGTGACGGTTGTTTCTTAAAGTGTTCTGCGATCACGATCGAATCAGGCTTCAGGATATTCGCCCCTGCTATCAGTTCGAGCAAGGGCTGCATCTCATCCGCGTACGGCGGATCAAGGTACACGACATCGTACAACCCCGACGGTTTTTTGAGGAATGACTCGGCCTTCGACAGCACGGTCTGCGACTGCTCTTTGAAGCCGGTCTGCTCGAGGTTCTCGTTGAGCACCTGCAACGATGCGCGCGACGCGTCCACAAAAACCACGCGCCCCGCCCCGCGGCTGAGCGCCTCGATGCCGATGCCGCCGACGCCGGCAAAAAGATC
Above is a genomic segment from Nitrospirota bacterium containing:
- the rsmD gene encoding 16S rRNA (guanine(966)-N(2))-methyltransferase RsmD, translated to MRVTGGTERGRRLKAPAGSRVRPTSDKVKQALFNILGERVADALFLDLFAGVGGIGIEALSRGAGRVVFVDASRASLQVLNENLEQTGFKEQSQTVLSKAESFLKKPSGLYDVVYLDPPYADEMQPLLELIAGANILKPDSIVIAEHFKKQPSPASAGGLTLYREANYGDTVLAFYTFSSQKSGDSHAIA
- the coaD gene encoding pantetheine-phosphate adenylyltransferase, translating into MKRIAVYPGTFDPVTNGHIDLVERSLRIFDKVIVAVAENPKKTPLFSLEERIAMFKKALGKRNNVQIEGFDGLLVDYVEKKSAVGIIRGLRAVSDFEYELQMALMNRRLDNTIETVYLMPSEEYSFITSTIVKEAASYGGDVSSLVPKGVVAKLKKKFGR
- a CDS encoding response regulator; the protein is MSRNILIVEDEETLRESIKRIFVKEGYTVDGAESAEKGLSLLETVAYDVILTDIILPGMDGIEMLTRVREQDPDQIIIVVTAYASLDTSIKALRAG